The Nitrospinota bacterium genomic interval ATCTGATCGATCCGTTTGTCCATTTTATCCAGCGTCGATTTGGTACTTTTAACCGCCTCATCCCGTTGTTCGATGGAGTATTTCTTGATCGTTTCGGTGGCCTCCTGAACTTCTTTCTTAACTTCCATTTTTGATGTTTTCTCTCCAAAGACGGTTTCGGCAAAGAAAACTGTTAGAGCTACTGCAACCAACAGAATCACCCACTTCAATTTTTGCATGTGCAAAATCCTTTATTGAAATTCTTAAAGAGCCGATATTCGGAATTGTCCACCTGTTTAACAGCAAAACATAATTGATAACTGGCATCAAGGAATTTGCAACTCATCTCTATCGGGTATTGGGTCGCCTGTTTAATAGAAAAATGCTACAATGGGCCTTCAAGTTTTTTGTGGCCCTGTATCCCGTTATTTTTCACAATGCGCTTGATACTCCCTTAAATTTTAAGTATTTTGGTCATTCTTTGATCCCTTTCCCGTTTTGCGATAATGCGGGCTGAGGTGTTTCCGGATGCCCCCAATAAATAGACATATACTATTGTTTTTATTTGCCTTATAGATTTTACGGGAAATATTCAACGGCCCTGAAGTCTGCAAAGCACCCTTGAACCAGGAACTTTATGACCCAGAAACTGCGAAGAACCCATCACTGCGGCGAACTGTCCGAAAAAAATATCGATGAATCCGTCACCCTGTGCGGCTGGGTTCACACCCGGCGCGATCATGGCGGCCTGATCTTCATCGACCTGTGGGACAAGGAAGGACTCACCCAGGTGGTGCTCAACCCGCAGATAGACTCGCTGGCCCACCAGCACGCCCAATCCCTGCGCGGCAATTATGTCATGGCCGTGCAAGGAAAAGTGCGGAGCCGCCCGGAGGGCATGGTCAACGCCAAACTGAAAACCGGGAAAATCGAGGTCTATATCGATGACCTGCAGATCCTGAATGAATCCAAAACACCGCCGTTTTCCGGTTGGGACGATCAGGACGTTTCAGAAGTCCTGCGGCTGAAAAACCGTTACCTCGATCTCCGTAGCAACCGTCTGCAAAACAACCTGAAAATACGCTACCAGATCACCCGCGTGGTTCGGAATGTTCTTGACCAACACGGGTTCATGGAAATTGAAACTCCCATGTTGACCAAAAGCACGCCGGAAGGCGCCCGGGACTATCTGGTCCCCAGCCGGTTGAACCCAAAAAAATTCTACGCCCTGCCGCAGTCGCCACAGTTGTTCAAGCAGATTTTGATGGTCGCGGGCATGGACCGCTATTTTCAGATCGTCAAATGTTTCCGCGACGAGGACCTGCGGCAAGACCGGCAACCGGAATTCACGCAGATCGATATGGAGATGTCTTTTCTCGACGAAACGCAGTTATTTCCTCTGGTCGAGGAAATGATGCAAACCGTCTATAAGGAAATCCTGGGAATTACCATCGAGACACCCTTCCCTATTCTAAAATACAAAGATGCCATCGACCGGTTCGGCTCAGACAAACCCGATTTACGCTTCGGGCTGGAATTGGTGGATCTCGGCGATGTGGTTCAGGGAACCGGCTTCAAAGTATTCGCGGATGTTCTCAAGAACGGCGGCCAGATAAGAGCTATCAATGTCAAAAACAGCGCCGAGGTTCTTTCACGTAAAGGCCTCGATGATTTGACCGAGCTTGCTAAAACTTATGGCGCCAAGGGCATGGCCTGGATCAAAATTCAAAAAGGCGAACTGCAATCGCCGATCATCAAATTTTTTGAAAAAGATATGATCGACCGCCTGATTGCCACCATGCAGGGTGAAGACGGCGACACCATCGTATTCATCGCCGACAAACCCAAGGTCGTCGCCGATGCGTTGGCGCACATCCGTCTGGCGGTTGCTAAATTATTGGGCCTGATAGACGATAAAAAAATCAACCTGGCATGGATTACAGAATTTCCTTTGCTGGAGTATAACGAGGAAGAAAAACGCTATGCCGCCATGCACCATCCGTTCACCGCGCCAAATGAAGGTCATTTGGAACAGTTTGCAGATACCCCGGAAAAAATTTCCTCCCGCGCCTACGATCTGGTGCTGAACGGCAACGAAATCGCCGGTGGCTCTATTCGTATTCATCAGAAAGAAGTTCAGGAGAAAATGTTCAGTCTGCTGGGCATTGGTCAGGAGGAAGCGGAACTGAAATTCGGCTTTCTTCTCGATGCCCTGCAATACGGCGCTCCTCCGCACGGCGGCATCGCCTTCGGGCTCGATCGCCTCACCATGTTGATCTGCGGAGCGGAATCCATCCGCGACGTCATCGCTTTCCCGAAAACCCAGAAAGCCACCTGCCTGATGACCCAGGCGCCTTCCGAAATAGATCTCAAGCAATTGAAAGAGCTTAAATTGAAGTACGATTTATCGTGATGCAGGGATTGTTGCCGGAACAAACTTGAGGCAACTGGGAACTTTTTGGGGTCGTAGAGATTCGCCCCACGGGAAGGAGCCGAAGTAAACCGTAAGCCGGGTTCTGTCCTCCATCTTGCGATGGAGCGATGGTCATTAATCTAGGCCTGCCGTTGCCGACAGGCTCGAGCGATCAACCCGAAAGTATCGGACGGGCCGCCCTCAAACACTTTCCTATTCGATCTTGCTCCGGATAGGGTTTACCAAGCTACCACTGTCGCCAGCGGTACTGGTGAGCTCTTACCTCACCTTTTCACCATTGCCGCCGCCGAAGAATTGC includes:
- the aspS gene encoding aspartate--tRNA ligase, encoding MTQKLRRTHHCGELSEKNIDESVTLCGWVHTRRDHGGLIFIDLWDKEGLTQVVLNPQIDSLAHQHAQSLRGNYVMAVQGKVRSRPEGMVNAKLKTGKIEVYIDDLQILNESKTPPFSGWDDQDVSEVLRLKNRYLDLRSNRLQNNLKIRYQITRVVRNVLDQHGFMEIETPMLTKSTPEGARDYLVPSRLNPKKFYALPQSPQLFKQILMVAGMDRYFQIVKCFRDEDLRQDRQPEFTQIDMEMSFLDETQLFPLVEEMMQTVYKEILGITIETPFPILKYKDAIDRFGSDKPDLRFGLELVDLGDVVQGTGFKVFADVLKNGGQIRAINVKNSAEVLSRKGLDDLTELAKTYGAKGMAWIKIQKGELQSPIIKFFEKDMIDRLIATMQGEDGDTIVFIADKPKVVADALAHIRLAVAKLLGLIDDKKINLAWITEFPLLEYNEEEKRYAAMHHPFTAPNEGHLEQFADTPEKISSRAYDLVLNGNEIAGGSIRIHQKEVQEKMFSLLGIGQEEAELKFGFLLDALQYGAPPHGGIAFGLDRLTMLICGAESIRDVIAFPKTQKATCLMTQAPSEIDLKQLKELKLKYDLS